The DNA sequence GTGACCGCGCGGTCGTCGACGCCCGCGGGCGCGGGCCGGCCCGCGCCCTGGTCGACGCGCACGACCGTGCGGTCCGCGTCGCGGATGCGGGACTTCGTCGGCGTCGCCCCGCGCTGGGGCAGGCGCAGCAGGGTCAGCGAGTCGTGCAGCAGCGCGGCGACGCGGTCGCCGGCGGCGTCCTCGGCCAGCGCGCAGACCAGCACGACGGGGTGTCCGTCGCGGGCGGCCAGCCACGCGGCCAGGGCGGCGCCGCCGGGGCGGTGCCAGGCCGAGGGCGCGTCCAGTACCGGTGCGTCGCCGCCGTGGCCCCCGCCGCGGTGCACTCCGGCGACGTCGATGTCGAGGAAGGCGTCGCCCACCACTACCAGCGGCCCCGGGGCGCGGCTCACGCGGCGCCCTCCCGGGCCGGCCGCCGCTGCCGCGGCGCCGCGGGCACGGCGCAGACCGCGTCGACCTCCTCGCACATCAGATGGATCAGCGAGAGGTGGACCTCCTGGACCGTGGCCGTGTCGGGCGAGGGCACGGCCAGGGTCTCCTCGCAGGCGGCCTGCAGTGCGCTGGGCTCGGCACCGGCCATCGCCCAGGTGCGCAGCCCCAGCTCGCCGGCCGTGACCGCGGCGGCGACGACGTTCTCGCTGGCGCCGCTGGTGGACAGGCACACCAGGACGTCGCCGGGGCGCGCGTGGGCGCGCAACTGGCGGGCGAAGACCTCGCGGTAGCCGTAGTCGTTGGCGATGGCGGTGAGGCTGGAGGTGTCGGCGTGCAGGCAGATCGCCGAGAGGGGCGTGCGCTCGGTGCGAAAGCGGCCGGTCAGCTCGGCGGTGAGGTGCTGCGCCTCGGCCGCGCTGCCCCCGTTGCCGCAGGCGAAGAGCCGGCGGCCGCACGGCAGGTGTTCGCCGAGGAAGCGCCCCCACCGCTGGACCTGTTCGCCGTCGACGCCCTCCAGCGCGGTGCTGAGCCGTCGGAGCCGGGGATGCATCAGACACCTCCCGTGGTGGGCACGGCGGCCGCGCCGGTGGGCCGGTGCGCCTCGCGGCCGCGTTCGAGCAGCACGCTCTCGTAGCACTGCTCGGTCTGGCGGGCCACCAGCGGCCAGGTGTAGCGCACCGCGGCGCGGTCGGCCCCGGCGATGGCCAGGCTCTCCCGGGTGACGGGGTCGGCCATCAGCATCCGGATCCAGTAGGCCAGCGTGCGGGCGTCGCGCGGCGGGACCAGGCGGCCGGTGACGCCCTGCACCACGGTGTCGAGATGGCCGCCGACGTTGGAGGCGATCACGCAGACACCGCAGGCCATCGCCTCGACGGTGCTCATGCCGAAGGGCTCGTACCAGGGGACGTTGACGCAGAGGTCGGCCGAGCGCAGCAGCCCGGGCACCTCCGATCGCGGCACGCCGCCGGTGAAGGCGACGCGGTCGGCCACGCCGGCTTCCTCGGCGGCCGCCCGCAGTCCCGCGATGTGGGGATCCGCGTCCATCCGCTCGGGTGCGGCGCCGCCGGCGACGACGAGTTCGGCCTCTGGGACCCCGGCCAGCGCGCCGATAAGGGTGCGGATGCCCTTGCGGGGCACGATCCGGCCCAGGCTGAGGATGCGGAAGCGCTCCCCGCGCTCGGCGGACCGGCCTTCGGGGCGGAACAGCTCCGGGTCGACGGCGCAGGGCACCACTGTGATGCGCCGGGAGTCGACGTTCCAGGAGCGCAGCTCGCGCCGTTCCAGCGACGAGGTGGCGACGACGCGGTCGACGCGGCGGGCGACGTCGGCCTCGACTTGTTCCCGCTCGGAGGGGCTGGTGTCGTCCTCGCCCTGGTGGCGGCTCTTGTCGACGCCCAGGGCGTGGAAGGTCTGCACGACGGGCGTGCCGGTGGCCCCGCCCGCCTCCAGTGCGGCGCTGCCGCTCATCCAGTAGTGGGCGTGGGCGATATCGGGGCTGCTGCGGCTCCACTCGGCCCGGAGGTGCTCGGCGAACTCGCCCATGTGCGGCGGGAGTTCGTCCTTGCTCAGCGGCCGCGGCGGTCCGGCACTGACGTGGTGCACCCGCACGCCGGGTGCGAACTCGACGGTCTCGGGGTCTTCGGCCCGCGTCCGGCGGGTGTGCACCGTCACCTCGTGGCCGCGGGCGCCCAGGGCCCGGGCCAGATCGGCGACGTGCACGTTCTGCCCGCCGGTGTCCTCCTCGCCGAGCAGGGCCAGCGGGCCGGCGTGTTCGGAGACCATGGCGATCCTCACCGTGTCACCTCCTGGAGTAGCCGGTCCCAGTCGCCGAGGAACCGGTCGATGGAATACCGGCGCAGGGCCGCCGCACGCGCGGCCCGGCCGCACTCGGCGGCGCGGGCCGGGTCGCACAGCAGCTCGCGCAGCGCGCGGCACAGTGCGTCGACGCCGGTCGTCGCCAGACCGGCATCGGGGGGGATCGCCTCGCGGGCCTCGGTGGCGGCCAGAGCGAGGACGGGCATGCCCAGCAGCATGGCCTCGATGAGCGAGAGGCCCAGCGAGGTCCAGCGCAGCGGGTGCAGATAGACGCGCCTGCGCGCGAGTTCGGCGTGCAGGCGGTGCTGGGGCAGGTCGTCATAGGGGCGCAGCTGTTCGGCGGACAGGCCGAGTGCGGCGGGCGCGTCGGCCACTCCCATGCCGAACAGGTCCAGGGGCGCCGCGCCGGCGAAGCGGGGCAGCAGGTCGGTGCCGGTGACACGGCCGCGGCGCAGCGGCTCGTTGATCACCACCCCGGCGCGCTCCACCTCCCCGGTGTAGCGGTGGCCGGGATCCACCACGCCGTGCTCGACGACGGCCGTGGGGGCGCGGCCGCAGTCCCAGAACAGCTCGTTGAAGTGGGTCACGTGCACGACGGGGATGTCGGAGCGTTCGGCAAGGGGGTGGCGCGTGCGGGGCACATCCCCTTGGGGAGCGTTGTGCTCGACGTAGACGGCGGGCACGTCGCGGCCGGGGCGGCGTCCGCCGAGCCACCGCTGTGCCAGCTCCAGCTCGTGGGGGCGCTGCAGCACGACGGCGTCGACCGGTTCGGCGGCGAGGTGCTCGGGGGCGACCTCTACGGCGTTGGCGGGCCAGGTCCAGGTGTCGGCGCGGCCGCGGCCGTCGGGGCCGCGGTCGGCGTCGGCGGGCAGCAGGCAGCGGTGGCGCCCCTGCACGAAGGACGTGGTCCAGGAACCGTG is a window from the Streptomonospora litoralis genome containing:
- a CDS encoding D-sedoheptulose-7-phosphate isomerase — its product is MHPRLRRLSTALEGVDGEQVQRWGRFLGEHLPCGRRLFACGNGGSAAEAQHLTAELTGRFRTERTPLSAICLHADTSSLTAIANDYGYREVFARQLRAHARPGDVLVCLSTSGASENVVAAAVTAGELGLRTWAMAGAEPSALQAACEETLAVPSPDTATVQEVHLSLIHLMCEEVDAVCAVPAAPRQRRPAREGAA
- a CDS encoding glycosyltransferase; the protein is MRIAMVSEHAGPLALLGEEDTGGQNVHVADLARALGARGHEVTVHTRRTRAEDPETVEFAPGVRVHHVSAGPPRPLSKDELPPHMGEFAEHLRAEWSRSSPDIAHAHYWMSGSAALEAGGATGTPVVQTFHALGVDKSRHQGEDDTSPSEREQVEADVARRVDRVVATSSLERRELRSWNVDSRRITVVPCAVDPELFRPEGRSAERGERFRILSLGRIVPRKGIRTLIGALAGVPEAELVVAGGAAPERMDADPHIAGLRAAAEEAGVADRVAFTGGVPRSEVPGLLRSADLCVNVPWYEPFGMSTVEAMACGVCVIASNVGGHLDTVVQGVTGRLVPPRDARTLAYWIRMLMADPVTRESLAIAGADRAAVRYTWPLVARQTEQCYESVLLERGREAHRPTGAAAVPTTGGV
- a CDS encoding glycosyltransferase; amino-acid sequence: MTLQQQLTTAQHDGPPAPSLRILLWHVHGSWTTSFVQGRHRCLLPADADRGPDGRGRADTWTWPANAVEVAPEHLAAEPVDAVVLQRPHELELAQRWLGGRRPGRDVPAVYVEHNAPQGDVPRTRHPLAERSDIPVVHVTHFNELFWDCGRAPTAVVEHGVVDPGHRYTGEVERAGVVINEPLRRGRVTGTDLLPRFAGAAPLDLFGMGVADAPAALGLSAEQLRPYDDLPQHRLHAELARRRVYLHPLRWTSLGLSLIEAMLLGMPVLALAATEAREAIPPDAGLATTGVDALCRALRELLCDPARAAECGRAARAAALRRYSIDRFLGDWDRLLQEVTR